The bacterium DNA segment ATTTCATTCTTATTATAGCAGTTCACCTTTCCTATGAATGATGAACAAACAAAATGACATTTACATGGATATTAGATGAAAGTAAGTACCTGAAAACAGAAGAAGTGAGAAAACTCATGGATACTTGCCGGGAATTAATGCAAAAGCATAAGAATTTCATAGCAGTAAGGAATTGCTTCATGGTTGAGCTTGGTTTATTTACAGGTTTGAGAGTAACAGAAATGGCTAATCTGAACTGCGGTGATCTGCTCATTGAAACCGAACAATCATCATTAATAGTAAGAAAAGGCAAGGG contains these protein-coding regions:
- a CDS encoding tyrosine-type recombinase/integrase, with the protein product MTFTWILDESKYLKTEEVRKLMDTCRELMQKHKNFIAVRNCFMVELGLFTGLRVTEMANLNCGDLLIETEQSSLIVRKGKG